The following are encoded in a window of Vespula vulgaris chromosome 8, iyVesVulg1.1, whole genome shotgun sequence genomic DNA:
- the LOC127065767 gene encoding NGFI-A-binding protein homolog isoform X1, giving the protein MEVRGAPAEEAGSASRGIGTPSPVPPPSSSSSSTSASASTSASASASTSASASASISVTVAPLPVIAASTPPTNCAAMPVAATHGVASPPQQTPPGVIAAAIATAAAVPKILSRNVNGTLVQTSVPQNEAELQLYRVMQRASLLGYYDTLLEMGGDDVQQLCDAGEEEFLEIMALVGMASKPLHVRRLQKALQEWLTNPSLFQTPVVPTSGTCKNPAPVVGFPCASPRAQVQVSQVPQVPQVAVFSTTASTTVTTTSTMLPCRSVSPIVSVTSVAASAGSTTYRQTPSPGSSVVPVAASYVPPTSHSPGVLQVGTCESSCGSGTTPSPSGTGAPASPTQLTPTLLHSQIQRLAEAAERLAATIRPVDPKPHNVKKKFCKNLELVMAMPDNDPRRMEEIRKYAAIYGRFDCKRKPEKPLTLHEICVNEAAAQICRFVPALLTRRDELFPLARRVVRDSGYHYVKSQYLSMSSSRQRENGEENELERGKRRKLELEGEAEDAMQEELDLRCSVTDINNTGIRRHGSSSPVWRKKSNNGVFGSNVEEISDSDSQFSFSNEESSSMHSFRIVFQDTIDAETENTDKENDFNLKVIASRGDNIIAVANPALMECGHAIKEEPADEKPTL; this is encoded by the exons atggagGTTCGCGGCGCACCCGCGGAAGAAGCGGGCTCGGCGTCGCGCGGCATCGGGACGCCTTCACCGGTTCCACCtccgtcatcgtcatcgtcgtcgacgtcaGCTTCGGCGTCAACGTCGGCGTCAGCTTCGGCGTCGACTTCGGCGTCAGCGTCAGCGTCGATTTCCGTGACGGTGGCGCCCTTACCGGTTATAGCCGCATCCACGCCGCCGACGAATTGCGCGGCGATGCCCGTCGCCGCGACGCACGGCGTCGCGAGTCCGCCGCAACAGACGCCGCCCGGCGTCATCGCCGCGGCCATCGCCACCGCCGCGGCGGTTCCTAAGATTCTCAGCAGGAATGTCAACGGGACTC TCGTACAAACGTCAGTGCCGCAAAACGAAGCAGAATTGCAGTTGTACCGAGTGATGCAGCGGGCTTCGTTACTCGGCTATTACGATACTCTATTGGAAATGG GAGGGGACGATGTGCAACAATTGTGCGATGCCGGTGAGGAAGAGTTTCTTGAAATTATGGCATTGGTCGGCATGGCCAGCAAACCTCTTCATGTACGAAGACTTCAGAAGGCTCTTCAGGAGTGGCTCACCAATCCCT CGCTCTTCCAAACGCCAGTCGTACCAACAAGTGGGACCTGTAAAAATCCAGCACCGGTCGTTGGTTTCCCTTGTGCCAGTCCTCGAGCACAAGTGCAAGTTTCACAAGTGCCACAAGTACCGCAAGTCGCTGTTTTCTCAACGACAGCATCGACGACGGTTACGACTACGTCTACGATGCTTCCTTGTCGAAGCGTTAGTCCTATCGTTTCGGTGACGAGCGTAGCTGCGTCGGCTGGTTCTACGACTTATAGACAAACTCCGAGTCCTGGTTCCTCTGTAGTACCAGTTGCAGCATCCTACGTGCCACCAACTTCTCACAGTCCTGGTGTACTTCAAGTTGGCACCTGCGAGTCCTCTTGTGGTAGTGGAACTACACCCAGTCCGAGTGGTACCGGTGCTCCTGCTAGTCCCACTCAACTCACCCCTACGCTACTTCATTCACAAATACAACGGCTTGCCGAAGCTGCTGAAAGACTTGCTGCTACGATCAGACCGGTCGATCCTAAGCCTCataatgttaaaaagaaattttgtaaaaatctcGAA CTGGTCATGGCCATGCCCGACAATGATCCCCGAAGAATGGAAGAGATTAGAAAGTATGCCGCAATTTACGGTAGGTTCGACTGTAAAAGAAAACCAGAGAAACCGCTGACGCTCCACGAGATCTGTGTAAACGAGGCCGCTGCACAGATATGTAGGTTTGTCCCGGCTCTTCTGACCAGGAGGGATGAACTATTTCCATTAGCACGTCGAGTCGTTCGGGATTCTGGCTATCATTATGTCAAAAGTCAATA TTTGTCAATGTCCTCGTCAAGGCAACGAGAAAACGGTGAAGAGAACGAGCTCGAGcgaggaaaacgaagaaagctCGAACTCGAGGGTGAGGCCGAGGACGCGATGCAG GAAGAATTGGATCTTCGATGTTCCGTCACCGACATTAATAACACTGGGATTAGGAGACACGGCTCGTCGAG TCCAGTTTGGAGGAAGAAGAGTAACAACGGAGTATTCGGTAGTAATGTCGAAGAAATCAGCGATTCGGACagtcaattttctttctcgaacgaGGAATCATCGTCCATGCAT TCCTTTCGTATCGTTTTTCAGGATACCATCGACGCCGAAACGGAAAATACGGACAAGGAAAacgatttcaatttaaaa GTAATAGCATCTCGCGGAGATAACATAATCGCTGTTGCAAATCCTGCCTTGATGGAATGCGGTCATGCAATAAAGGAAGAACCTGCGGACGAGAAGCCTACGCTGTGA
- the LOC127065767 gene encoding NGFI-A-binding protein homolog isoform X3, translated as MQRASLLGYYDTLLEMGGDDVQQLCDAGEEEFLEIMALVGMASKPLHVRRLQKALQEWLTNPSLFQTPVVPTSGTCKNPAPVVGFPCASPRAQVQVSQVPQVPQVAVFSTTASTTVTTTSTMLPCRSVSPIVSVTSVAASAGSTTYRQTPSPGSSVVPVAASYVPPTSHSPGVLQVGTCESSCGSGTTPSPSGTGAPASPTQLTPTLLHSQIQRLAEAAERLAATIRPVDPKPHNVKKKFCKNLELVMAMPDNDPRRMEEIRKYAAIYGRFDCKRKPEKPLTLHEICVNEAAAQICRFVPALLTRRDELFPLARRVVRDSGYHYVKSQYLSMSSSRQRENGEENELERGKRRKLELEGEAEDAMQEELDLRCSVTDINNTGIRRHGSSSPVWRKKSNNGVFGSNVEEISDSDSQFSFSNEESSSMHSFRIVFQDTIDAETENTDKENDFNLKVIASRGDNIIAVANPALMECGHAIKEEPADEKPTL; from the exons ATGCAGCGGGCTTCGTTACTCGGCTATTACGATACTCTATTGGAAATGG GAGGGGACGATGTGCAACAATTGTGCGATGCCGGTGAGGAAGAGTTTCTTGAAATTATGGCATTGGTCGGCATGGCCAGCAAACCTCTTCATGTACGAAGACTTCAGAAGGCTCTTCAGGAGTGGCTCACCAATCCCT CGCTCTTCCAAACGCCAGTCGTACCAACAAGTGGGACCTGTAAAAATCCAGCACCGGTCGTTGGTTTCCCTTGTGCCAGTCCTCGAGCACAAGTGCAAGTTTCACAAGTGCCACAAGTACCGCAAGTCGCTGTTTTCTCAACGACAGCATCGACGACGGTTACGACTACGTCTACGATGCTTCCTTGTCGAAGCGTTAGTCCTATCGTTTCGGTGACGAGCGTAGCTGCGTCGGCTGGTTCTACGACTTATAGACAAACTCCGAGTCCTGGTTCCTCTGTAGTACCAGTTGCAGCATCCTACGTGCCACCAACTTCTCACAGTCCTGGTGTACTTCAAGTTGGCACCTGCGAGTCCTCTTGTGGTAGTGGAACTACACCCAGTCCGAGTGGTACCGGTGCTCCTGCTAGTCCCACTCAACTCACCCCTACGCTACTTCATTCACAAATACAACGGCTTGCCGAAGCTGCTGAAAGACTTGCTGCTACGATCAGACCGGTCGATCCTAAGCCTCataatgttaaaaagaaattttgtaaaaatctcGAA CTGGTCATGGCCATGCCCGACAATGATCCCCGAAGAATGGAAGAGATTAGAAAGTATGCCGCAATTTACGGTAGGTTCGACTGTAAAAGAAAACCAGAGAAACCGCTGACGCTCCACGAGATCTGTGTAAACGAGGCCGCTGCACAGATATGTAGGTTTGTCCCGGCTCTTCTGACCAGGAGGGATGAACTATTTCCATTAGCACGTCGAGTCGTTCGGGATTCTGGCTATCATTATGTCAAAAGTCAATA TTTGTCAATGTCCTCGTCAAGGCAACGAGAAAACGGTGAAGAGAACGAGCTCGAGcgaggaaaacgaagaaagctCGAACTCGAGGGTGAGGCCGAGGACGCGATGCAG GAAGAATTGGATCTTCGATGTTCCGTCACCGACATTAATAACACTGGGATTAGGAGACACGGCTCGTCGAG TCCAGTTTGGAGGAAGAAGAGTAACAACGGAGTATTCGGTAGTAATGTCGAAGAAATCAGCGATTCGGACagtcaattttctttctcgaacgaGGAATCATCGTCCATGCAT TCCTTTCGTATCGTTTTTCAGGATACCATCGACGCCGAAACGGAAAATACGGACAAGGAAAacgatttcaatttaaaa GTAATAGCATCTCGCGGAGATAACATAATCGCTGTTGCAAATCCTGCCTTGATGGAATGCGGTCATGCAATAAAGGAAGAACCTGCGGACGAGAAGCCTACGCTGTGA
- the LOC127065767 gene encoding NGFI-A-binding protein homolog isoform X2, with product MEVRGAPAEEAGSASRGIGTPSPVPPPSSSSSSTSASASTSASASASTSASASASISVTVAPLPVIAASTPPTNCAAMPVAATHGVASPPQQTPPGVIAAAIATAAAVPKILSRNVNGTLVQTSVPQNEAELQLYRVMQRASLLGYYDTLLEMGGDDVQQLCDAGEEEFLEIMALVGMASKPLHVRRLQKALQEWLTNPSLFQTPVVPTSGTCKNPAPVVGFPCASPRAQVQVSQVPQVPQVAVFSTTASTTVTTTSTMLPCRSVSPIVSVTSVAASAGSTTYRQTPSPGSSVVPVAASYVPPTSHSPGVLQVGTCESSCGSGTTPSPSGTGAPASPTQLTPTLLHSQIQRLAEAAERLAATIRPVDPKPHNVKKKFCKNLELVMAMPDNDPRRMEEIRKYAAIYGRFDCKRKPEKPLTLHEICVNEAAAQICRFVPALLTRRDELFPLARRVVRDSGYHYVKSQYLSMSSSRQRENGEENELERGKRRKLELEGEAEDAMQEELDLRCSVTDINNTGIRRHGSSSPVWRKKSNNGVFGSNVEEISDSDSQFSFSNEESSSMHDTIDAETENTDKENDFNLKVIASRGDNIIAVANPALMECGHAIKEEPADEKPTL from the exons atggagGTTCGCGGCGCACCCGCGGAAGAAGCGGGCTCGGCGTCGCGCGGCATCGGGACGCCTTCACCGGTTCCACCtccgtcatcgtcatcgtcgtcgacgtcaGCTTCGGCGTCAACGTCGGCGTCAGCTTCGGCGTCGACTTCGGCGTCAGCGTCAGCGTCGATTTCCGTGACGGTGGCGCCCTTACCGGTTATAGCCGCATCCACGCCGCCGACGAATTGCGCGGCGATGCCCGTCGCCGCGACGCACGGCGTCGCGAGTCCGCCGCAACAGACGCCGCCCGGCGTCATCGCCGCGGCCATCGCCACCGCCGCGGCGGTTCCTAAGATTCTCAGCAGGAATGTCAACGGGACTC TCGTACAAACGTCAGTGCCGCAAAACGAAGCAGAATTGCAGTTGTACCGAGTGATGCAGCGGGCTTCGTTACTCGGCTATTACGATACTCTATTGGAAATGG GAGGGGACGATGTGCAACAATTGTGCGATGCCGGTGAGGAAGAGTTTCTTGAAATTATGGCATTGGTCGGCATGGCCAGCAAACCTCTTCATGTACGAAGACTTCAGAAGGCTCTTCAGGAGTGGCTCACCAATCCCT CGCTCTTCCAAACGCCAGTCGTACCAACAAGTGGGACCTGTAAAAATCCAGCACCGGTCGTTGGTTTCCCTTGTGCCAGTCCTCGAGCACAAGTGCAAGTTTCACAAGTGCCACAAGTACCGCAAGTCGCTGTTTTCTCAACGACAGCATCGACGACGGTTACGACTACGTCTACGATGCTTCCTTGTCGAAGCGTTAGTCCTATCGTTTCGGTGACGAGCGTAGCTGCGTCGGCTGGTTCTACGACTTATAGACAAACTCCGAGTCCTGGTTCCTCTGTAGTACCAGTTGCAGCATCCTACGTGCCACCAACTTCTCACAGTCCTGGTGTACTTCAAGTTGGCACCTGCGAGTCCTCTTGTGGTAGTGGAACTACACCCAGTCCGAGTGGTACCGGTGCTCCTGCTAGTCCCACTCAACTCACCCCTACGCTACTTCATTCACAAATACAACGGCTTGCCGAAGCTGCTGAAAGACTTGCTGCTACGATCAGACCGGTCGATCCTAAGCCTCataatgttaaaaagaaattttgtaaaaatctcGAA CTGGTCATGGCCATGCCCGACAATGATCCCCGAAGAATGGAAGAGATTAGAAAGTATGCCGCAATTTACGGTAGGTTCGACTGTAAAAGAAAACCAGAGAAACCGCTGACGCTCCACGAGATCTGTGTAAACGAGGCCGCTGCACAGATATGTAGGTTTGTCCCGGCTCTTCTGACCAGGAGGGATGAACTATTTCCATTAGCACGTCGAGTCGTTCGGGATTCTGGCTATCATTATGTCAAAAGTCAATA TTTGTCAATGTCCTCGTCAAGGCAACGAGAAAACGGTGAAGAGAACGAGCTCGAGcgaggaaaacgaagaaagctCGAACTCGAGGGTGAGGCCGAGGACGCGATGCAG GAAGAATTGGATCTTCGATGTTCCGTCACCGACATTAATAACACTGGGATTAGGAGACACGGCTCGTCGAG TCCAGTTTGGAGGAAGAAGAGTAACAACGGAGTATTCGGTAGTAATGTCGAAGAAATCAGCGATTCGGACagtcaattttctttctcgaacgaGGAATCATCGTCCATGCAT GATACCATCGACGCCGAAACGGAAAATACGGACAAGGAAAacgatttcaatttaaaa GTAATAGCATCTCGCGGAGATAACATAATCGCTGTTGCAAATCCTGCCTTGATGGAATGCGGTCATGCAATAAAGGAAGAACCTGCGGACGAGAAGCCTACGCTGTGA